A region from the Desulfurobacterium pacificum genome encodes:
- the rlmB gene encoding 23S rRNA (guanosine(2251)-2'-O)-methyltransferase RlmB, translating to MVIYGVNPIAEAVRSGYPILKVYVEQSFRDREKILPLLSSSYPSAKIVKVPRKKLDEIAKTKKHQGIVAIVSPVEPTDFDELVQRTIDTNGYLLFLDRIEDPHNLGAIFRSADAFGATGIVIPKDRSATITDTVVKASTGAVFYVPYAVVNSFSQAVKEFKKAGGWLIGLETGGKPISKYSFPFPLGLVVGSEGRGISNPVKKQLDDVVTIEMKGHVNSLNVSNAVAIGLYLISLQNET from the coding sequence ATGGTTATTTATGGCGTTAATCCTATTGCTGAAGCGGTTAGGTCTGGATACCCGATATTGAAGGTTTACGTGGAGCAATCTTTCAGGGATAGAGAAAAAATCCTCCCCCTCCTCTCCTCCTCCTACCCTTCCGCCAAAATCGTAAAAGTCCCGCGAAAAAAACTTGATGAAATAGCAAAAACAAAAAAGCATCAGGGCATAGTTGCAATCGTTTCCCCGGTAGAGCCGACAGATTTTGACGAACTCGTCCAGAGAACGATAGACACAAACGGCTATCTTCTCTTTTTAGACAGGATAGAAGACCCTCACAATTTAGGAGCTATTTTCCGCTCAGCCGACGCCTTCGGCGCAACCGGCATAGTAATACCCAAAGACAGGAGCGCAACCATAACCGATACGGTTGTTAAAGCTTCCACGGGAGCAGTTTTCTACGTTCCTTACGCAGTTGTGAACAGCTTTTCTCAAGCAGTGAAAGAATTTAAAAAGGCGGGAGGTTGGCTTATAGGACTTGAGACGGGAGGTAAGCCCATCTCTAAGTATTCTTTTCCCTTTCCCTTAGGGCTTGTTGTCGGTTCTGAGGGGCGCGGTATATCAAACCCTGTGAAAAAACAACTTGATGACGTTGTTACCATAGAGATGAAAGGTCACGTTAACTCTTTGAACGTTTCTAACGCCGTTGCTATAGGACTATATTTAATATCCCTACAAAACGAAACTTGA
- a CDS encoding sigma-70 family RNA polymerase sigma factor, with amino-acid sequence MVEDKDFFLEDEENLGFDDVESLEGELSGELNLFDQQIDPSLIESFVPDKDSLDAFLKSISKIPLLTREEEIELAKRAKKGDKEALKKLVESNLRFVVSVAKKYLGCGLPLHDLIAEGILGLIEAARRFDPDKGVKFISYAVWWIRQSIMQALAQQTGAVKIPVKQAVLVNKITRSYGELLKKLGREPTTEELAEYVGMEPKDIERLLTVCQVPLSLDTPIGDEEDTTFKDFLKGEGTAEVEEKVVKEELKQSIQEMLEQLTPQEKRIIIMRFGLDGNDPKTLREIGEKLGISRERVRQLEARAKKKMKEYALRKKLNVFLN; translated from the coding sequence ATGGTTGAAGATAAAGATTTCTTTTTGGAAGATGAAGAAAATTTAGGATTTGACGATGTTGAGTCCCTGGAGGGTGAGCTCTCCGGGGAACTTAACCTTTTTGACCAGCAGATAGACCCTTCACTGATTGAGAGTTTCGTTCCAGATAAGGATTCACTTGATGCGTTTTTAAAGTCTATTTCAAAGATTCCGCTTCTTACGAGAGAAGAGGAGATAGAGTTAGCGAAGAGGGCGAAAAAAGGCGACAAGGAAGCTTTGAAGAAGCTTGTAGAGTCTAACTTGCGTTTCGTTGTAAGCGTTGCCAAGAAATACTTAGGTTGCGGACTGCCGTTGCACGACCTCATTGCTGAAGGGATTTTGGGTCTTATTGAAGCAGCGAGGAGGTTTGACCCAGATAAAGGGGTTAAGTTTATCTCTTACGCTGTTTGGTGGATAAGGCAGTCTATAATGCAGGCACTTGCGCAACAAACCGGTGCTGTGAAGATTCCTGTTAAGCAGGCTGTTCTTGTGAATAAAATTACCCGCTCTTACGGTGAGCTTTTGAAGAAGCTGGGGAGAGAACCAACAACTGAAGAGCTGGCAGAATATGTGGGAATGGAGCCAAAGGATATAGAAAGGCTTTTAACTGTTTGTCAGGTTCCTCTTTCCCTTGATACGCCGATAGGGGATGAAGAAGACACTACTTTTAAAGATTTTCTCAAGGGTGAAGGGACAGCAGAGGTAGAAGAAAAAGTTGTGAAAGAGGAGTTAAAGCAGAGTATTCAAGAGATGCTTGAACAGTTAACGCCTCAAGAAAAGAGAATTATTATTATGAGGTTTGGTTTAGACGGTAACGACCCAAAAACTCTCAGGGAAATCGGAGAAAAGCTTGGGATAAGTAGGGAAAGGGTTAGACAGCTTGAAGCGAGAGCGAAGAAAAAAATGAAAGAGTATGCTTTAAGGAAAAAACTTAACGTATTCCTCAACTGA
- the gspG gene encoding type II secretion system major pseudopilin GspG gives MKRRGFTLIELMIVIVILGLLAALVAPKFLKRGEEAKVTVTQTQMKSIEQALKLYKADNSFYPTTSQGLKALVEKPETEPVPKNWKGPYMDAVPKDAWGNNFIYVSDGKTFTLISPGPDGEEGTSDDIKCVNTCIFNNTGK, from the coding sequence ATGAAAAGGAGAGGATTTACGTTAATAGAGCTTATGATTGTTATAGTTATTTTGGGACTTTTGGCAGCTTTAGTCGCTCCGAAATTCTTAAAAAGAGGAGAAGAAGCGAAAGTTACAGTTACTCAAACTCAGATGAAAAGTATTGAACAGGCACTTAAGCTCTATAAGGCAGATAACTCTTTCTATCCTACTACATCTCAAGGGTTAAAGGCGCTTGTTGAGAAACCGGAAACGGAGCCTGTGCCTAAAAACTGGAAAGGTCCTTACATGGATGCTGTTCCTAAAGATGCTTGGGGCAACAATTTTATTTATGTTTCCGATGGTAAGACGTTTACACTTATTTCACCCGGTCCTGATGGAGAAGAGGGAACATCTGACGATATAAAGTGCGTTAATACGTGTATCTTTAATAATACTGGGAAGTAG
- a CDS encoding ABC transporter permease, giving the protein MNPLIKWLALRNFKFKKGYLSFAFIISILGVIVGVAALIIVNAVMTGFQDAIKQRLLSSNADIIVMKGGKPFDNYDYVERRIAKLPHVTGTEPFLYVPVMAVSSDASSAASASIRGCYPDKEKRVTDLPEKIILGDWEIFKRDKDGAVIGKILADTLGVTLGDKIKVISPLGRKTPFGIIPRTATFRVDGIFEVGMYQFDSSLILAHIDTVRKKFGFGNVVTGIMVKVDNPDNVKIVEKEIQKVLGQGYYAEDWISLNKNLFSALKLEKLAMFLILTLIVIVASFNISSLLMMNINAKAKDIAILKTVGADNSLILKIFIFQGFLIGLIGTIIGEVIGIGISILGEKYKLIPLPPDVYYIDHLPFNLHASDCITAAVAAIIISVIATIYPSLKAAKTEPVKILRSGEQ; this is encoded by the coding sequence GTGAATCCGCTGATTAAGTGGCTTGCCTTAAGAAACTTTAAGTTCAAAAAAGGATACCTATCTTTCGCCTTTATCATATCCATATTAGGTGTAATCGTCGGAGTTGCAGCTCTCATAATAGTCAACGCAGTAATGACAGGCTTTCAGGACGCAATAAAGCAAAGGCTTTTATCAAGCAACGCCGACATTATAGTGATGAAAGGCGGTAAACCCTTTGACAACTACGACTACGTTGAGAGAAGAATCGCAAAACTCCCCCACGTAACAGGCACAGAACCTTTTCTCTACGTTCCCGTAATGGCAGTATCTTCAGACGCTTCTTCTGCTGCAAGCGCTTCAATCAGAGGTTGTTACCCCGACAAAGAAAAGAGAGTTACAGACCTGCCAGAAAAAATTATTTTAGGTGACTGGGAAATTTTCAAAAGAGACAAAGACGGAGCTGTAATAGGAAAAATTTTAGCCGACACCTTAGGAGTAACGCTTGGCGATAAAATCAAAGTAATATCTCCACTTGGAAGAAAAACACCTTTTGGAATAATACCGAGAACCGCCACGTTCAGAGTTGACGGAATATTTGAAGTAGGAATGTATCAATTTGACTCTTCCCTCATTTTAGCCCACATAGATACGGTGCGAAAAAAGTTCGGATTTGGCAACGTGGTAACCGGAATAATGGTAAAAGTTGACAACCCAGACAACGTAAAGATAGTAGAAAAAGAGATACAAAAAGTGTTAGGACAAGGCTACTACGCAGAAGACTGGATAAGCCTCAACAAAAACCTCTTTTCAGCGCTGAAATTGGAAAAATTAGCAATGTTTTTAATTCTAACGCTTATCGTAATCGTTGCCTCATTCAACATTTCAAGTCTATTGATGATGAACATAAACGCTAAAGCCAAAGACATAGCAATCCTTAAAACTGTTGGTGCCGACAACTCCTTAATTTTAAAAATCTTCATTTTTCAGGGCTTCTTAATAGGCTTAATAGGAACGATAATCGGGGAAGTTATAGGAATAGGCATTTCCATTTTAGGCGAAAAATACAAACTTATTCCACTACCACCTGACGTTTACTATATAGATCATCTACCCTTTAACTTACACGCTTCTGATTGTATAACAGCAGCTGTTGCAGCAATTATCATAAGCGTAATTGCTACTATATACCCCTCCCTCAAAGCCGCCAAAACAGAACCGGTAAAAATTCTGAGAAGCGGAGAGCAGTAG
- a CDS encoding two-component system sensor histidine kinase NtrB has protein sequence MRAEDILFSIPFPVVITDGEGKILHANQKFETFVNRSIKYLQGKPLYSFFKHQEDIKKKIEESYSNLVEILGFKTDDYYLNFAPFYVSSVVKGVIVVVQPVAENPFDEDILLFLKGLSHEIRNPLSGIKGAARLFQKLKCYDEELLNVLIEETERIERLLNNVVKSFDFSSLNYEPTNVHKIIQNVVNLFRERIETEDIEVVYLFDPSLPEISVDPDRITQVLINFFKNALEAVETSEIKKITVETGYAIHPSGFIFIRLKDTGCGMDEQELKQFFVPFFTTKEKGSGLGTFIASEIVKKHGGEVKVKSEKGKGTEVTIYLPMKGY, from the coding sequence TTGAGAGCGGAAGATATCCTCTTTTCTATACCCTTCCCCGTTGTTATTACCGACGGGGAGGGGAAAATCCTCCACGCCAACCAAAAGTTTGAAACGTTCGTTAACCGTTCCATAAAGTACCTTCAGGGTAAACCGCTATATTCCTTTTTCAAACATCAGGAAGACATAAAAAAGAAGATAGAGGAGTCTTACTCAAACTTAGTTGAAATCTTAGGATTTAAAACTGACGATTACTATCTGAACTTTGCACCTTTTTACGTTTCTTCCGTAGTAAAGGGAGTAATCGTTGTCGTTCAGCCCGTTGCGGAAAATCCGTTTGACGAGGATATTCTCCTTTTTCTGAAAGGGCTTTCTCACGAGATAAGGAATCCCCTCAGCGGCATTAAAGGAGCAGCTCGCCTCTTTCAAAAACTAAAGTGTTACGATGAAGAACTACTCAACGTTCTTATAGAAGAAACAGAGCGTATAGAAAGGCTCCTTAACAACGTAGTTAAAAGCTTTGACTTTTCTTCCTTAAACTACGAACCTACCAACGTTCACAAAATAATTCAGAACGTTGTGAACCTTTTCAGGGAGCGTATAGAAACGGAAGATATAGAAGTAGTTTACCTTTTTGACCCTTCCCTGCCTGAAATTTCTGTTGACCCCGACAGGATAACTCAGGTTCTTATAAACTTTTTTAAGAACGCCCTTGAAGCTGTAGAAACTTCGGAGATTAAAAAGATTACCGTTGAAACCGGCTACGCCATTCACCCTTCCGGCTTTATTTTTATAAGATTAAAGGACACAGGCTGCGGTATGGATGAGCAGGAGTTAAAGCAGTTTTTCGTTCCGTTCTTTACGACCAAAGAGAAGGGAAGCGGTTTGGGAACGTTTATCGCTTCGGAGATAGTGAAAAAACACGGCGGCGAAGTGAAAGTGAAAAGTGAGAAAGGTAAAGGGACGGAAGTAACAATCTACCTGCCGATGAAGGGGTATTGA
- a CDS encoding MlaE family ABC transporter permease: MIGVLEAIGSWVIGFLEFWGRWFLLSVKAVLLAFKKPIRFKRYIYYLASIGADSLPVIAITSFFTGGVIALETYTAFHRFNAEYMIGAVVAISMARELAPVLSALLVTARSGSAMAAEIGTMKVTEQIDALEMMAVNPIKYLITPRLYTSVIAVTVLTLISDIVGYIGGYVVSVYLFHVNKTLYLRYTQNLAEMNDVYHGLIKAAVFGFLIATISCLYGYYTKGGAKGVGESTTKAVVTSSIAILIFDYLITYILRLFNL; encoded by the coding sequence TTGATAGGTGTTTTAGAAGCGATAGGTTCATGGGTTATAGGCTTTTTGGAGTTTTGGGGTAGGTGGTTTCTCCTTTCGGTAAAGGCAGTACTTTTAGCCTTTAAAAAGCCAATTAGATTCAAGCGATATATCTATTACCTTGCATCTATAGGTGCAGACTCTTTACCTGTAATTGCCATTACTTCTTTCTTTACAGGTGGAGTTATAGCTCTTGAAACTTATACGGCGTTTCACCGCTTTAATGCTGAGTATATGATAGGTGCTGTTGTAGCTATTTCTATGGCGCGTGAACTTGCACCGGTGTTGTCTGCCCTTTTGGTTACGGCTCGTTCTGGTTCTGCTATGGCTGCTGAAATAGGAACGATGAAGGTTACAGAGCAGATAGATGCTCTTGAAATGATGGCAGTAAATCCGATTAAGTATTTGATAACCCCCCGCCTTTATACTTCTGTTATTGCTGTAACTGTTCTTACACTTATCTCTGATATTGTTGGTTATATAGGCGGTTATGTTGTTAGCGTTTATCTGTTTCACGTGAATAAAACTCTTTATCTGAGATATACGCAAAACCTTGCAGAAATGAACGATGTTTACCACGGTCTTATTAAAGCTGCAGTTTTCGGATTTTTGATTGCTACGATAAGTTGCCTTTATGGATACTACACGAAAGGTGGCGCTAAAGGTGTTGGTGAATCTACAACGAAGGCAGTTGTAACTTCGTCTATAGCTATTTTGATTTTTGACTACTTGATTACATACATATTGAGGTTGTTTAACCTATGA
- a CDS encoding ABC transporter ATP-binding protein, producing MKEAIVVKHLKKSFGSKVVHRDVTFTVYDREIFVIMGPSGTGKSVLLKQIAGLIKPDDGYIEVYGMDILSLDEEKVIEFRETLTYVFQSGALFDSYPVWYNVAFYLIEKKGISEREAKKEASYYLSLLGLSGTEDLYPSELSGGMRKRVAVARALCMNPKCILFDEPTSGLDPVMTAIFDNLILKLRKELGKTCVVVSHDVNSAFRIADRIAILWNGTIVEVGTPEEIRNSSNPVVKQFINGEPEGPITEMMERENEQINA from the coding sequence ATGAAAGAGGCGATTGTTGTTAAGCATCTGAAAAAATCCTTTGGAAGTAAGGTTGTTCACAGAGATGTAACTTTTACTGTTTACGATAGAGAGATATTCGTTATCATGGGTCCTTCGGGGACAGGCAAGAGCGTTCTTTTAAAGCAAATAGCTGGTTTAATAAAACCTGATGATGGTTATATAGAAGTTTACGGAATGGATATTTTGTCGTTGGATGAAGAGAAAGTTATTGAGTTCAGAGAAACGCTTACCTATGTGTTTCAAAGTGGAGCTTTATTTGATTCTTACCCTGTCTGGTACAACGTTGCTTTTTACTTGATAGAGAAGAAAGGAATAAGTGAAAGAGAAGCAAAGAAAGAGGCTTCCTATTATTTGTCTCTATTAGGACTTTCAGGAACAGAAGACCTTTATCCTTCAGAGCTTTCTGGCGGTATGAGGAAACGGGTGGCAGTTGCCAGAGCGTTGTGTATGAATCCAAAGTGTATCCTTTTTGATGAGCCGACTTCTGGTCTTGACCCTGTTATGACGGCGATTTTTGATAATTTAATATTGAAGCTCCGAAAAGAACTTGGAAAGACTTGCGTTGTAGTTAGTCATGACGTTAACAGCGCTTTTAGGATAGCTGATAGGATAGCTATCCTTTGGAACGGAACGATAGTGGAAGTTGGTACGCCGGAGGAGATAAGAAATTCTTCCAACCCTGTGGTTAAGCAGTTTATCAATGGGGAACCGGAAGGTCCTATAACGGAAATGATGGAGAGGGAAAATGAGCAGATTAACGCTTGA
- the lysS gene encoding lysine--tRNA ligase — MAAEEKSLEQKIIEQRKEKIEKLKEKGIQPYAYKFEKTVSAKELLDKFGRHKEGEEREKEQLPEETFSLAGRIMAMRIMGKAAFFHIQDETEKIQCYIRRDVVGEEFYNKVFKKLIDIGDIVGVKGKLFRTRTGELTLEVTEMELLTKSLRPLPEKWHGLKDVEKRYRQRYLDLIVNPEVRDVFRTRTKIIKKIREFLDSRGFMEVETPILQPVASGAAAKPFITHYNALDIDVYLRIAPELYLKRLIVGGFERVYELGKNFRNEGISTRHNPEFTMIEWYMAYADYYDLMDMTEKLFEYLLDEIFGKGVREIEYQGTKLSFKRPFRRISYLEELSKKTGLTPDQLLHDEEAVLKKAKEVGIEKAEELSHFKRVQELFEELIEPELIQPTFVIDFPKAISPLAKEKRDNPELVERFELIIFGREVANAYTELNNPEEQKKRFLQQLEERKKGDDEAMEYDEDFVTALEYGMPPTAGEGIGIDRLVMLFTNKDSIREVLLFPQLRPEKQESK, encoded by the coding sequence ATGGCAGCAGAAGAAAAAAGCCTTGAGCAAAAAATCATTGAACAGAGAAAAGAAAAGATAGAAAAACTTAAAGAAAAAGGCATACAACCATACGCTTACAAGTTTGAAAAAACAGTTTCCGCAAAGGAACTCTTAGACAAATTCGGAAGACACAAAGAAGGCGAAGAAAGAGAAAAAGAACAACTTCCAGAAGAAACGTTCTCTTTAGCCGGCAGAATAATGGCGATGAGAATAATGGGTAAAGCTGCCTTCTTCCACATTCAAGACGAAACCGAAAAGATACAGTGCTACATAAGAAGGGACGTAGTTGGAGAAGAGTTTTACAACAAGGTATTCAAAAAACTAATTGACATAGGAGACATCGTCGGCGTCAAAGGAAAACTTTTCAGAACAAGAACAGGCGAACTAACGTTAGAAGTTACAGAAATGGAACTGCTCACAAAATCCCTCCGCCCGCTACCGGAAAAGTGGCATGGTTTAAAAGACGTTGAAAAGCGTTACAGACAGAGATACCTTGACCTGATAGTCAATCCGGAAGTCAGAGACGTTTTCAGAACGAGAACAAAAATCATTAAGAAAATCAGAGAATTCCTTGATAGCAGAGGTTTCATGGAAGTTGAAACTCCTATCCTGCAGCCGGTAGCCTCCGGCGCTGCTGCAAAACCCTTCATAACCCACTACAACGCCCTTGACATAGACGTTTACCTGAGAATCGCACCAGAGCTTTACTTAAAAAGGCTCATCGTCGGCGGATTTGAAAGGGTTTACGAGTTAGGTAAAAACTTCAGAAACGAAGGTATAAGCACGCGCCACAATCCCGAATTTACGATGATTGAATGGTATATGGCTTACGCCGACTACTACGACCTTATGGACATGACCGAAAAACTCTTTGAATACCTGTTAGACGAAATTTTCGGTAAAGGCGTAAGAGAAATAGAATATCAGGGAACAAAACTTTCCTTCAAAAGACCTTTCAGAAGAATCTCTTACCTTGAAGAACTCTCAAAGAAAACAGGACTTACACCAGACCAGTTACTACACGATGAAGAAGCCGTTCTTAAAAAAGCAAAAGAAGTCGGCATAGAAAAGGCAGAAGAACTATCCCACTTTAAGAGAGTTCAGGAACTGTTTGAAGAACTCATAGAACCAGAACTCATTCAGCCAACGTTCGTAATAGACTTTCCGAAAGCGATATCACCCCTCGCAAAAGAAAAGAGAGACAACCCAGAATTGGTAGAAAGATTTGAGCTTATAATTTTTGGCAGAGAAGTTGCAAACGCTTACACAGAGCTAAATAACCCGGAAGAACAGAAAAAGCGCTTCTTACAGCAGCTTGAAGAGAGGAAGAAAGGCGACGACGAAGCGATGGAATACGACGAAGACTTCGTTACAGCACTTGAATACGGAATGCCGCCGACAGCCGGCGAAGGTATCGGAATAGATAGACTCGTAATGCTTTTCACCAACAAGGACTCAATTAGAGAGGTACTTTTATTCCCTCAGTTAAGACCAGAAAAGCAGGAAAGCAAGTAG
- the fbp gene encoding class 1 fructose-bisphosphatase gives MAVTLTSYLFDKKKEIGHLDDDLIILINEIASATKEISAKVRKAALLNVLGSAGKTNVQGEEVQKLDELANEIILDTLKKCGKVSQIASEEMEDKVVLSNSGYAVAYDPLDGSSNIDVNVSIGTIFSIHKDNVLKPGREQLAAGYVIYGSGTIMVLTLGRGVVGFTLDPESGNYLLSHPEIRLKEKGKIYSINEANRDKWVQEGLRKYVDFLKGEKYTLRYVGSMVADVHRTLLKGGVFIYPADKKNTSGKLRFLYEASPMAFLIEQAGGLSTTGEKSILDVVPEKLHQRVPVIIGSKWEVEKCLEFLAE, from the coding sequence ATGGCTGTTACGTTGACATCTTATCTGTTTGATAAGAAAAAAGAGATTGGACACCTTGATGATGACTTGATTATTCTGATAAACGAGATTGCATCTGCAACCAAAGAGATTTCTGCAAAGGTAAGGAAAGCTGCTCTTTTAAACGTTTTAGGAAGTGCGGGAAAGACGAACGTTCAAGGAGAAGAGGTTCAAAAACTTGATGAGCTTGCTAACGAGATAATTCTTGATACGCTTAAAAAGTGCGGGAAGGTTTCTCAGATAGCTTCTGAGGAAATGGAAGATAAAGTTGTTTTGTCCAATAGCGGTTATGCTGTTGCTTATGACCCTCTTGATGGTTCTTCAAACATTGACGTTAACGTTAGTATTGGAACGATTTTCTCTATCCATAAGGACAACGTTTTAAAACCCGGTAGAGAGCAGCTTGCAGCAGGTTACGTTATATACGGTTCGGGAACGATAATGGTTTTGACGTTGGGTAGAGGGGTTGTTGGTTTTACTTTAGACCCTGAAAGTGGAAATTATCTGCTTTCCCATCCAGAGATAAGATTGAAGGAGAAAGGGAAAATTTACTCAATCAATGAGGCTAACAGGGATAAGTGGGTACAGGAAGGGTTGAGAAAGTACGTGGATTTTCTCAAAGGAGAGAAGTATACGCTAAGGTACGTTGGTTCTATGGTTGCTGATGTTCATAGGACGCTACTAAAGGGAGGCGTATTTATCTATCCGGCAGATAAGAAGAATACGAGTGGAAAGTTGAGATTTCTTTATGAAGCAAGTCCTATGGCGTTCTTGATTGAGCAGGCTGGTGGTTTGTCAACTACAGGTGAGAAAAGCATACTTGACGTTGTTCCTGAAAAACTTCATCAGAGAGTTCCTGTAATAATTGGTAGTAAGTGGGAAGTAGAGAAGTGCTTAGAGTTTTTAGCGGAGTAA
- a CDS encoding MlaD family protein — protein sequence MSRLTLEAKVGLFVVLAFAGLGVVATTLEPLKFKKEFKNLKYSIVFSNVAGLEKDAPVRVAGVTVGKVVSVDVKGDKAVVEIVFLKPIKIYRNAKASIETMGLMGEKYVELDPGHPPAPLLPPNSVIENTKVPASMDEVMTSVNELLEKFNQSLTTPDGKNRLAIIMDNVAKLTKDIDTTISQINSVLANNKETVSKILKNTLALTSVLKEELPQVMDNVNTLTTQLSQMAVENRDDIRQTVISLKKAVQRAPEIADRLDNLTAKLQELLNENNTKNIEETLKNVKVTTEELKELLAKVNEGKGTVGKLFNDDKLYESLTKTAKTLGNLADRFEKTKTFIGFRGDVNTRTGDTRGIMSLKIVPSKDHFYLLEVVGDSQGKVDRKDYYITYGSTVEKREEIETNYRTEFTLQYAKVFDDDLFHKGGKFVLRGGLKESTGGIGLDYIFNDKWMLSSDLWDGGRKDADGDDIPPHLRIGLRYNLNKNWFIYGGGDELLYHKWRGVYLGAGVMFGDNDIKYLLGSLPGGIK from the coding sequence ATGAGCAGATTAACGCTTGAAGCTAAAGTCGGGCTGTTTGTCGTCCTGGCTTTTGCAGGACTCGGAGTTGTAGCTACTACTCTTGAACCTTTAAAGTTCAAAAAAGAGTTTAAAAACTTAAAGTATTCCATAGTGTTTTCTAATGTAGCTGGTCTTGAAAAGGATGCACCTGTTAGAGTTGCCGGCGTTACTGTAGGTAAGGTCGTTTCTGTAGATGTAAAAGGGGATAAAGCTGTTGTAGAGATAGTTTTTTTAAAACCCATTAAAATATATAGAAATGCGAAGGCTTCCATTGAAACTATGGGATTGATGGGAGAAAAGTACGTAGAACTTGACCCCGGTCACCCTCCGGCACCACTACTTCCCCCCAATTCCGTTATAGAAAATACTAAAGTTCCGGCTTCTATGGATGAAGTTATGACCAGCGTGAATGAACTGTTAGAGAAGTTTAATCAGTCTTTAACGACACCGGATGGAAAGAATAGGCTTGCCATTATAATGGATAATGTAGCTAAGCTGACAAAAGATATTGACACTACTATATCGCAGATAAATAGCGTTTTGGCTAACAATAAAGAAACTGTTTCTAAGATACTTAAGAATACTTTAGCTCTAACTTCTGTTTTAAAGGAAGAACTCCCGCAAGTTATGGATAACGTTAATACTTTAACTACTCAGCTTTCGCAAATGGCAGTGGAAAACAGAGATGATATAAGACAAACTGTGATTTCTCTGAAGAAGGCTGTTCAGAGAGCGCCTGAAATAGCGGACAGGTTAGATAACCTAACGGCTAAATTGCAAGAGCTCTTAAATGAAAATAATACGAAAAATATAGAAGAGACCTTGAAGAACGTTAAAGTTACGACGGAAGAGCTTAAGGAGTTACTTGCAAAAGTTAACGAAGGTAAAGGAACTGTTGGAAAGCTATTTAACGATGATAAGCTTTATGAGAGTCTTACAAAAACGGCAAAGACGTTGGGTAACCTTGCAGATAGGTTTGAAAAGACAAAGACGTTTATAGGGTTTAGAGGGGATGTTAATACAAGGACAGGCGATACTAGAGGGATTATGAGCTTGAAAATAGTGCCTTCAAAAGACCATTTCTACCTGTTGGAAGTTGTGGGTGATTCTCAGGGTAAGGTTGACAGAAAGGATTATTACATTACTTACGGCTCAACAGTGGAGAAGAGAGAAGAGATAGAAACGAACTATAGGACAGAGTTTACGCTTCAGTACGCAAAGGTATTTGATGATGACTTATTCCATAAAGGAGGTAAGTTTGTTCTTAGAGGCGGTTTGAAAGAGAGTACTGGTGGTATAGGTTTGGATTACATATTTAATGATAAGTGGATGTTGAGCTCAGACTTGTGGGATGGTGGTAGAAAGGATGCAGATGGAGATGATATTCCACCTCATTTAAGAATAGGTTTAAGGTATAACTTAAATAAGAATTGGTTTATCTACGGTGGTGGTGATGAGTTACTTTACCACAAGTGGAGAGGAGTATATTTGGGAGCAGGTGTTATGTTTGGAGATAACGATATCAAGTATCTTTTGGGTTCGCTCCCTGGAGGTATAAAGTGA
- the hisH gene encoding imidazole glycerol phosphate synthase subunit HisH, with protein MIAVVDYGMGNLRSVSKALEHVGADVVVTSKPEKVRDAEAIVLPGVGAFKDAVRNLKERGLWEVLIDEVERGKPFLGICLGLQLVFEKSYEFGEEEGLGFIKGEVVRFDLPKEYKIPHMGWNQIVKKKESVLLKGIKEGEFFYFVHSYYVCPKEESVKLTETEYGLVFTSAIEKDNVFATQFHPEKSQKAGLKLLENFLYFVRNV; from the coding sequence GTGATAGCGGTTGTAGATTATGGAATGGGTAATTTGAGGAGCGTTAGTAAAGCCTTAGAGCACGTAGGAGCTGACGTTGTTGTTACTTCTAAACCCGAAAAAGTGAGAGATGCTGAAGCCATTGTACTGCCGGGTGTTGGAGCTTTCAAAGATGCTGTGAGGAACTTAAAAGAGAGAGGGTTATGGGAAGTTTTGATAGATGAGGTTGAGAGGGGGAAACCGTTTTTGGGTATATGTCTTGGATTACAGCTTGTGTTTGAAAAGAGTTATGAGTTCGGTGAAGAGGAAGGTTTGGGGTTTATAAAAGGTGAGGTGGTTAGGTTTGATTTGCCGAAAGAGTACAAAATACCCCATATGGGTTGGAATCAGATAGTTAAGAAGAAAGAATCGGTTTTACTTAAAGGTATTAAAGAAGGAGAGTTTTTCTACTTCGTTCATTCTTATTACGTTTGTCCTAAAGAGGAGAGCGTTAAATTGACAGAAACAGAGTACGGGCTTGTTTTCACATCTGCAATAGAGAAAGACAACGTCTTTGCTACACAGTTTCATCCAGAAAAGAGTCAGAAAGCTGGATTGAAACTGCTTGAAAACTTTCTCTATTTTGTGAGGAATGTGTAA